Part of the Spea bombifrons isolate aSpeBom1 chromosome 3, aSpeBom1.2.pri, whole genome shotgun sequence genome, TGCGCCGCTCGCTCTTTTCGATTTCTTTGTAGATCTGGCCGGAGCGCGTTACGTAATTTATAAAAGAGAACCGACGCGTTTTCTTCCGCTTCTAAAGCATTTGGTAAGAGTGACTTCTGCATACCTACAAAATGCTCCGGCAGCGTAGAATCTGCAGGCAGGTCGGCCCCGTtcggcccgtctggtctgtcccttttttttttctgatgtcctgcatatttaaattccctcactgtattagcctctaccacttctgctgggaggctgttccacctagtaAAGTTaagcttccttacattccatctaagatCTTAGTTTTTCGTCACATTTGACATAAACTTCCCTCTGAGTATGTAAATGATTATTTCCTATACATTTCACGTGGACTCCGACGCATTTTACGGCATGCAGTGTCCAGCATGCGTTGCTTAGTTATTGGAGCCCTCGCCGGCTCCCTCTAGTGGCAGCAGGAGGAATTAGTATGTAAGCTTctcgcacatgctcagtagcgcttTGTTGGGAAACAGTGGATTAGCAGCAGCCAGTTACATGTATGCTAGCAAAGCGTCAGTGGCTAGCAAGTACATGGTGGGCCGGGGGTCCAACATCGCCTTCCCGCTGTCTTTAGCGTGTGGACGCGTGCTTGTGACGCAGGAGCCGACGTCCTGCCACGTGATACGCTTCAGCGCTGGCTCAGTGATTCGAGAGGGGGTGCGCTGTATCTCTggcactgcagcttctcctgaaggcaatgtcatttttttttgttttacaggtTTATGGAACGCGCATTGACGTACTTACAATGTACTTTAATAAACATTCTTTGATGAGGGTCCCGACGGGGACACAGGAGTGTCTCTTCAACCCCAACATCTTAACAAGGGTCCGTAGAGCCCCCTAGTGGTCAAAACGAACACAACACCCAACTCATTTATCTCAATAGATCAGGGGTGgacaacctgcggccctccagctgcagcaggactacatctcccatcctcctcagccagccccttagctgaaagagcattatgggagatgtagtcgcaggttggacgcccctgcagtAGATGTCTATTTACAAACAGCCAGACTGGATTCCAGTAGACTGAAGGCATCTACAACAACCCTGATGCCGTGAGGGGCCACTTGGATAAGGAGCGTACATAATATGAGCATACGCCAACTTTTGGGCAGAATGGTCTCCTTAAGATACCCATCAacaggaaccccccccccccatgtcaaAACAGGACCAAGAAGTGTTTCTACCTATCCCATATCCTATACTGTTGGGAAGTGATACTTAAAGACCCGTCATATCAACCCATTAACGGTCTAACGGTCTACGGTACCAACCACATCCACATGTATGTCCACCAgatgcaatatttatttattgagaaGCGTTCTAATGAGATTTGTTTCGGGTTACAGAGTCTAATTGGACAATTTCATAGAcgataaaataagatattttttttttttttttacaaaatgttcaaCGGTTCAGAAGTAGGGTGAGAAGAGCGGCCTTCAGCGAGTACAAGAAGTAGCTTTGAGACCATGAGACCATGAACGGCCGGGGGGAGGTATGAATCGGGGACGTTCCGTGAATAAAAATGGAACGCTGAGATCCGGAGATCAGTCGGCAACCATGGAACTTGTCCTCTCTGAAGACGTCTGCGTATTTGTTGGGACGCCTGGAGACGTAATTTGGCTAAAACATAAACTTTATAACCTAAAAACCCCGTTAGACCGTTTTATCGTTGATCTCCATGCCAAGAACGGCCGGAGGGTCGATGCCGGATAAATACAAGTAGAATATTTACACGTAAGTGCTCTTTTCAACGACTGTCCATAAGGTGAAGCCTGAAGACAGTTCACCATCCGGTACTCAATGGCCATCAGTAACTGGGAGCATTGTCCATGGAGCATGCGCATTTCTCCACGATCATTTGAGGGAACTCGGCCACTTCGATTTCCGTGTAATCCCCCTTTTTGACCAAGTACATGACGGGCAAGGGGGCGCTCTCCACCACCGCGCAGGTCTTCTGGCCGTAGTGATGCTTCAGGAAGGGCGCTTTGGGCTGTCGGCAGCCGCCGGTACACCGATAAGCGTTGTAGCCGGCCGGCTCGATGATCCAGTACTGTGTCCAGGTCAGCTGGCGGAAATTGATGAAGTGCTCCTCCCTGCAGCAGACGTCGTGTTTGTTTTCGCCGAGCGCGGAGCAGTCCCCGTGGGCACTATGGAGAAAACAAATGGCACTTAGTCACAAAAGCAGATACATATATGGAACCCAAGGGCCACATTAAAAAAAGCCctaatcggtcgttggtctcgtcttagattcaggagccatatgcctatcccatggatgttcaaaccctcactgtattaccctctaccacctctgccggaaggccattccatttatttaacatttctcctcctttgaaaggaacttccctcctgtactttcttaaatccccttttatgtatttaaatccccccccccctcttctctTCTCATTGAAGTCTGAGTGGTTATCTAGTTGTGGATGCCTCAGTTTTGGGACATATTTTGGGGGTCATCAACTTAACAATGTCCTCCCAGCTCATCAGGGCAGACCAGCCCAGACACGGGAAGGGACTTACTCCTTTTCATCTTGGTCCAGAGTATATATGGCCAGCTCCGGCTTGTCCATTTGGTCGTCGGTTGGCTTCTGCGAAGTGAACTGCACCAGCTTGGCCATCTCTGAGGCGTAGCTCCCGTGCTTCTCTCCGTCCACCCGGACCTCCAGGTACATGGCAGGGTCGCCTTGGCTTTTCATCCAGTAGTTCACAGCCGAGGTTACGTCGAAGCTCCTCCAGCCGGACTCCATGATCGGCACCAGCCTGAGGATCCCAGAGAATTGAGATTTTCATTCATACGGAAACGATACGCGTGGAGGACCAAGAAATAAACGTTAAGAGACCGATTCTCCGGGAGGAATGGACGTAAAGGTCTGGGCCGTACCTGGAATCTATCAGGTGAGTCCTGTTGGTCCCATCCTTCAGGATCTCCACGTAGCAGATACTGACTCTGGCGTTGCTGACCGCTCGGTGGTCTCTTCTCTCGGGCACGTTTGCGAGGTTGGGGGGCATCTTAAAGAGTTTTAGCTCTGCCATGGTCACCTCGCTGCTGCTGGAGAGTCTGGATTCCATGTCGAACACCAGGGTCTGCCTTTGGGGGTTCGAGTACATCACCTCCCCGGAAATCGCTGGAACAGAAAAGTGGCACGTCATTAAATACCGACTTATAACAACTCGGGGGTGTCAGAAGCCCCCCCGCCAGCCATCAGTACCGGggggaagtttattttaaaggaggagaaacgttagaacaagagaccatCATCTAATACTAGGGGGGCAGAGGCTTCGAtggaatgtaagaaagttttactttactgatagggtggtagataagcggaacagcctcccagcagaagtgacaaTACATCAACAACGAAGTGATACAGCGACGTGGTACCGAGGACCAAGCGTGGCAGTGACAGTATAGATGCCGGACTGTCCTTACCTTGGTTTCCCTGAATGTTCCGGAGGATGCCGAGCAGGCTGGGTACCGATCTCCTCTGCCGCTCCCGGTGCTTGTGCAGCATCGAGATATATTTCTCTTGGATTTTCTTAGGGACGATCAGATTTTCAACATCCCGTTTCTGCAACTTGGGGACCTCGGGCAGATTAAGCGTCTTCAGCAGAGCGTCCTTGATCTCGTCCGGTGTGAAGCTAGCGGCGGGTACCAGGCAGACGGCGGCGAGGACCCAGCAGAGGCAGACGGAGACCCTCATCATTCCGTATCGCAGGGCAAGAACCAGCAACCAACAAGGATCCTCTCGATGTCCTTGCTGTCCACAAGGTGTCTGCTGAGAAGCCCTCCAGCCGCTGCTTTTATAGGAATCCAGGGTCCCGGCCCCTGCTGGGAAAGCCAATTATGCTAATTCATACATTACATCGTGCAAATAAATAAGACAGCAGGGCATACACCCCCCAATTAGGAGACTGGATATACGTTCATACTGGATATACATTCATACTGGATATACATTCATACTGGATATACATTATactaattaattcattaaataaactGTGAGAGTCAGCAGCCAACCATCAAATAACCCGCTGGAGTTATAACCCAAACAAAATTCTGTctctgttattattttattgttttattttaaattatattatatattttacatatataatataatagtatataataaatgatattattgtattggacatttactttatatattttatatatataatttaatactatataataaatgatattattgtattatacatttactttatatattttatatatataatatactatataataaatgatattattgtattatacatttactttatatattatataataaatgatattattgtattatacatttactttatatattttatatatataatatactatataataaatgatattattgtattatacatttactttatatattatataataaatgatattattgtattatacatttactttatatattttatatatatatatatatatatttatatatatatatatatatatatatatatatgtatgtatatatatatatatatatatataatgttttaaatggtttttaTTAGGGGTAATGTACAAAAAGCgttcatggtgcaaagtggtaaCAAGCGGGGCAATCACCCACCGCGTTcaccgcatatatatataaatgaccaAAAAGCTAATTTATTGGTATTTTCTGAATTTCTAGATTGAATAAATGCGCTTCGGTGTAAATAATTCCTCAGAAgctccatataaataaaaattaattcataattattattattaataatctaataataatgTGTGGGTTGTAATAAGTGCTGCGGAAAGtgttggtgatatataaataaagaatgataataataataatgtttgctTTGCTCTTTTTGTAGATGAAACCTTCTTTTGGCCATCATAGAAAAAGAGGTAGTTACGTAGATCCTCCTCCCAGTATTGTGGGTAATACCCATGTAACGTTGCAATATTCTGACATTAGAACGTCTCGTAGGTATTCAGCTATGCGTTCAGCGTCCAATGTGTCTAGCGCTGTGTACACTTGGCTGTTTGTCCTCCTGGGTCACCCGGTGCTGAACCTTCATGCGTCTGGCACGGGGGCTCTAAATGCCTGTCTTAATGATGCTGGGGGGGCCCTGCCTTGCCTTGTAGAAGCCGGTGATGGGTTTATGGGATTTGTAAATAGAATTAATGAGCAAACAGACCAAGATGTGGATTGGGGTCTCATTCAGAAGCGAGGACTTCATTGTTCCTTCTCGTCCCGCAAACAGGAGGCAGGAATTtgcggtggcggcggcggctCTCCAGTTTGTGGATTGGGAGTCCGTCGGGACATACAGGTTGTCAGACGCCGCGCGTGAAATACGACAGACGCCCGCTGCGACGACCTGTCTGTGTTTACGCTTTGGGTGCGGAATTCCGCTTCGCATTTCAATAAATGCTTTTTGGGTTCCAACGTTTCGACTCGGCCTTCATCAGGACTTACTGCGTGCGAGCGAGCACAACGTGTACCGGCATCGCGGAACGCGTGTAATAATCTGAATTCTCCCAATTTTCTATTCTGTAATAAACGGTTCTTTCCTTTCCGACCAGACTCTATATTCTGGAAATTCTCTTAAAGTTGagacttttgtaactaaaagtagcattaaataataattcgtTAATCACGTAACATTCTGCCCCGCTTAGCatttttaattgtcatgtgacacaaaaatagCCGCTGATGGGTTGTTGCAATAGGAACCTGATTCTTTcaaagtcagtttgtgaattaaaatgaaaaactaaaaaaaaaaaaaaaggaattgggTTTCCAggatttttacttaaaattctataaacaccataaaaaatacCCGGAAACATCCCGGCTTCCGCTCCCCAGGGCCCTCCCTTTTTGGAATGCGGGTAGGTGGTCCCGCTAAAGTCGGTGGGCGGCCCAATGACATCAGTTGGCGGTTTCACTGAAAGCTGCCTGGTTTTGGtggggaagtgggcggggagtggggcgtgtctcgatgctgctcccgcgacccggagttTTCTCCATGGCGACCTTGAGACCTGGAGAAGCGGCGAGTCTCTGGGTGACATTGTTCCTTGACCCAATGCTGCATATCTgctccaggatatg contains:
- the LEFTY1 gene encoding left-right determination factor 1, with protein sequence MMRVSVCLCWVLAAVCLVPAASFTPDEIKDALLKTLNLPEVPKLQKRDVENLIVPKKIQEKYISMLHKHRERQRRSVPSLLGILRNIQGNQAISGEVMYSNPQRQTLVFDMESRLSSSSEVTMAELKLFKMPPNLANVPERRDHRAVSNARVSICYVEILKDGTNRTHLIDSRLVPIMESGWRSFDVTSAVNYWMKSQGDPAMYLEVRVDGEKHGSYASEMAKLVQFTSQKPTDDQMDKPELAIYTLDQDEKDAHGDCSALGENKHDVCCREEHFINFRQLTWTQYWIIEPAGYNAYRCTGGCRQPKAPFLKHHYGQKTCAVVESAPLPVMYLVKKGDYTEIEVAEFPQMIVEKCACSMDNAPSY